Sequence from the Fulvivirga ligni genome:
GCTATAACTATCTTGTAGCAAAAGTGCAGAAGGTAGTTCACAAAATGGAATACAATTCCGTAGATTTTATTGATTTATTACAAGAACCTAGATAAGCTTATTAATGGCTCTTCAATCAAAACATAAAGTAGACGCTATGTTTAGCATGTCTTCAATGACAGATATTATATTTCTGTTATTGATCTTCTTCATGCTTACATCGTCTTTTATTACACCTTCAGGTTTACCTGTAAATTTGCCTTCAAGCAAGGCGTCTACAGTAGAGATGCAAAAGGTTTCCGTTACAATTACAAAGGATTTAGAGTACTTTGTAAATGATAAGCGTGTTACCCAATCTACGCTTGAAAGGGAACTAAAACGCCAGCTAGTTGGTAATGAAGGAGTGGTAGTACTTCATATTGATGAAACCGTACCTACCAAAAATTTAGTTGAAGTAGCGGGTATAGCTACCTCTTTAGAGGCCAAAGTATCTATAGCTACTGAACCAAATTAATAATATGGAAACAACACTTCAGGAAGCAAAGAATAAAAGGGCAGGATTGATAGTAGCGGCATTAACACATGCCATAGTGTTACTGATATGTCTGTTTATTCTTGCGTGGGAGCCACCAGATCCACCACGTCCTGAATATGGTATTATGGTGAACTTTGGCAATAGTGCCAAAGGAACCGGAGATATACAGCCCACACAACCTGTAGAAGAAACGAAATCTGATGAAGAAGCTGCGCCCGAAGAAGTTCCGGAGGCCGCTGAAGAGCAGGTTTCTGAAGCAGAACCTGTAGTGGAAGAGGCTCAAACTGACGTTCAGGAAGTAGCACCTACTCCTGTTAGTACACAGCCGAGCCCGGATGTGGTTCCTGAAAAGAAAGTGGAGCAGAAAAAGCCCGAAGTAAAGAAAGAAGTAGTAGAAAAGCCTAAGGAGGTAACTAAACCTGCTGAGAAGCCACCAGTGAAGCCAAGCACAGGAGCTAATGGTAAATCTGGCACCAATGATACACCTCAAAACTCTAGCCAGGGAAATAGTACTGGAGCTACTGGAGATCAGGGAAAACCTGAAGGTAATCTCGATTCAAGAGCGTTGGTAGGAAGCACCTGGGATGGTTCTGGTTCTTCATTATCTATGACTGGCTGGGTATGGGATTCAAGGCCCGACCCTAAGGATGAATCTAGCGAGAATGGTCGTATAGTTTTTCAGATTAAAATAGACGATAGAGGTGAGATCTTGAGCATCACTACCTTAGAGCGTAGTGTTAGTCCTGATGTAGAGAAAAAGTATAGAGCCGCTGTACAGGAGCTTACTTTTAGCAAAACGGCTGATAACACTATACCAGCACCGATGTCAACGGGAACCATTACCTTCAATATTAAATCCAAGTAGTTTTTATACTGTCAATTTATTGATGAGATTTGTTGATCTTTTTGATTTTCAACTATGTCAGACAATAAAAACGGTAAATTTTCTTCATATCAAGAGGTTTTAGACTATTTATTTGTGCAATTGCCCATGTTTCAGAAGCAGGGAGCATCAGCATATAAAAAAGATCTTGATAATACCATAAAACTACTTGCGGCCTTAGATAATCCAGAACGCAAGTTTAAAAGTATTCATGTAGCTGGCACTAATGGCAAAGGCAGCACGTCTCATTATCTTTCTGCTATTCTGCAGGAGGCAGGTTATAAAACAGCATTATATACCAGTCCTCATCTCAAAAATTTCTCAGAACGAATAAAGCTGAATGGCCAGGAAGTATCAGAGGAATATGTGCTTGAGTTTATGAATCGGGTGGTGCCAGTATTAGATGAAGTGAAGCCCTCATTTTTTGAGTTTACAGTGGCTATGGCCTTTGATTTTTTTGCGAAGGAGAAAGTGGATATTGCCATCATCGAAGTAGGAATGGGAGGAAGGCTGGACTCCACGAACGTAATCACTCCGGAATTCTCCTTAATCACCAATATTGGATATGACCATCAGCAGTGGCTTGGCAATACACTGGAAGAGATAGCAGGAGAGAAGGCAGGCATTATCAAAAAAGGCGTGCCTGTGATCATCAGCGAGCGCCAACCTTCTATCAATGAGGTGTTTGAAGCCAAAGCCAAGCAACATAAGGCGCCTATTGTATTTGCTGATGATATTTACGAAGCTGAGTTTGATCATGAGCATCTGGTGCTTAACGCTGTCGATGAGGAGTTTCCGTCATATAGCTTTCACTTGCCACAGGCAGGGAAATACCAAAAGAAGAATCTTGCAGGCGTTTTAATGGGGGTAGAAGTATTGAACGAGCTGGGGTATGATATTGACCTGGATAATATCATTACTGGAGTAGAGCAGATGAAAGCGCTTTCTGGCCTTAAAGGAAGGTGGCAAATTATTGATAATGAGCCATTAACAATATGCGATGTAGGACATAATGAGGATGGTGTGAAGTATATTGTTGAGCAAATTAAGCAGACTCCGCATGAGCATCTACACATGGTGTGGGGTACGGTAAATGATAAAGACATTTCTAAGGTGCTGCAGCTACTTCCGAAAGAGGCAACTTATTACTTCTGTCAGGCGCATATACCGCGCGCGTTG
This genomic interval carries:
- a CDS encoding ExbD/TolR family protein; translated protein: MALQSKHKVDAMFSMSSMTDIIFLLLIFFMLTSSFITPSGLPVNLPSSKASTVEMQKVSVTITKDLEYFVNDKRVTQSTLERELKRQLVGNEGVVVLHIDETVPTKNLVEVAGIATSLEAKVSIATEPN
- a CDS encoding bifunctional folylpolyglutamate synthase/dihydrofolate synthase, producing MSDNKNGKFSSYQEVLDYLFVQLPMFQKQGASAYKKDLDNTIKLLAALDNPERKFKSIHVAGTNGKGSTSHYLSAILQEAGYKTALYTSPHLKNFSERIKLNGQEVSEEYVLEFMNRVVPVLDEVKPSFFEFTVAMAFDFFAKEKVDIAIIEVGMGGRLDSTNVITPEFSLITNIGYDHQQWLGNTLEEIAGEKAGIIKKGVPVIISERQPSINEVFEAKAKQHKAPIVFADDIYEAEFDHEHLVLNAVDEEFPSYSFHLPQAGKYQKKNLAGVLMGVEVLNELGYDIDLDNIITGVEQMKALSGLKGRWQIIDNEPLTICDVGHNEDGVKYIVEQIKQTPHEHLHMVWGTVNDKDISKVLQLLPKEATYYFCQAHIPRALEAASLAQKANEAGLKGEIIPEVSDAIAQARRNAKKDDLIFIGGSTFVVAEIENL